One Spiroplasma endosymbiont of Cantharis nigra DNA segment encodes these proteins:
- the gpmI gene encoding 2,3-bisphosphoglycerate-independent phosphoglycerate mutase — translation MKTKKPVVLAILDGWGIAEQQEGNAVFQANMEFVESLKKQYPWASSHASGEWVGLPEGQMGNSEVGHIHLGAGRIKYESLTLINKAISDNKFESNDEIQKAIKNSLDKNSAFHIMGLFSDGGVHSHMNHMFATFKAAAKAGVKEIYIHLFTDGRDTKPTVALNYLEQLNALFKEYKVGQVGSISGRFFSMDRDKRMERVAEGYKSLVDRNCENSFTDPAKYIQSQYDLGKDDEGILPAYNKTCENGFVKKSDTLVFINFRPDRAIQMASTFTNKNYEAWSDPDFKNLTFLGDQIYFLCMMEYSDSVKSNHIAFKSIEVINGLGEWLSKKGYKQLRIAETEKIAHVTFFFDGGKDYFKNGLATQEEIKLKGASIDLIASPKVATYDLKPEMSAVEITDKLVERIESQEFDLIVLNYANCDMVGHTGDLQAAIKGVKTLDKQLERVYQACEKNGSTMIITADHGNAEIMIDKEGGPNKKHTSQPVPIIITDKSIKIRKNDAAIADVATTICEILGVETPKEMTQPSLIEK, via the coding sequence ATGAAAACAAAAAAACCAGTAGTATTGGCAATATTAGATGGATGAGGAATTGCAGAACAACAAGAAGGTAATGCTGTTTTTCAAGCAAACATGGAGTTTGTAGAAAGTCTTAAAAAGCAATATCCGTGAGCAAGTTCTCATGCAAGTGGTGAATGAGTTGGACTTCCAGAAGGACAAATGGGGAATTCTGAAGTAGGTCATATTCACTTAGGAGCGGGAAGAATTAAGTATGAATCATTAACACTAATTAATAAAGCAATTAGTGATAATAAATTTGAGTCAAATGATGAAATTCAAAAGGCAATTAAAAACTCATTAGATAAAAATAGTGCTTTTCATATAATGGGGTTATTTTCTGATGGTGGAGTTCATTCACATATGAATCATATGTTTGCAACTTTTAAAGCTGCTGCAAAGGCAGGAGTTAAAGAAATTTATATTCATTTATTTACAGATGGAAGAGATACAAAACCAACTGTTGCTTTAAATTACTTAGAACAATTAAATGCTTTATTTAAAGAATATAAAGTTGGACAAGTAGGTTCAATTTCAGGAAGATTCTTTTCAATGGATAGAGATAAAAGAATGGAAAGAGTTGCAGAGGGTTACAAATCATTAGTAGATAGAAATTGTGAAAATTCATTTACAGATCCTGCAAAATATATTCAGTCTCAATATGATTTAGGAAAAGATGATGAAGGTATCTTGCCAGCTTATAATAAAACTTGTGAAAATGGTTTTGTAAAAAAAAGTGATACACTGGTTTTTATAAACTTTAGACCAGATAGAGCAATTCAAATGGCAAGTACATTTACAAATAAAAATTATGAAGCGTGAAGTGATCCAGACTTTAAAAATTTAACTTTCTTAGGTGATCAAATATATTTCTTATGTATGATGGAATATTCAGATTCAGTTAAATCAAATCATATTGCTTTTAAATCAATTGAGGTAATCAATGGTTTAGGTGAATGATTAAGTAAAAAGGGTTATAAACAATTAAGAATTGCTGAAACTGAAAAGATAGCTCATGTTACTTTCTTTTTTGATGGAGGAAAAGATTATTTTAAAAATGGTTTAGCAACACAAGAAGAAATAAAACTTAAAGGTGCTTCAATTGATTTAATTGCTTCACCTAAAGTCGCAACTTATGATTTAAAACCAGAAATGTCTGCAGTTGAAATTACTGATAAATTAGTTGAAAGAATAGAGTCACAAGAGTTTGACTTAATTGTTTTAAACTATGCTAATTGTGATATGGTTGGACACACAGGTGATTTACAAGCAGCAATTAAAGGTGTAAAAACTTTAGATAAACAATTAGAAAGAGTTTATCAAGCATGTGAAAAAAATGGCTCAACAATGATTATTACAGCTGATCATGGTAATGCTGAAATTATGATTGATAAAGAAGGTGGACCTAACAAAAAACATACAAGCCAGCCAGTACCAATTATAATAACAGACAAGTCAATTAAAATTAGAAAAAATGATGCTGCAATTGCTGATGTAGCAACAACAATATGTGAAATTCTTGGAGTAGAAACTCCAAAAGAAATGACACAACCATCATTAATTGAAAAATAA
- a CDS encoding HAD family hydrolase, which yields MNYKILALDMDGTTFKSLDDIVMENVEPINQAIEKNIKVVFVTGRPIHTKLNRLELFNFKNDGAIFAAFNGALIYDLKENKVIDANPIDKKIALKAFEILKTDKDFSEIELWAYTVNDKLSYINMPIEKGKVLKHETHFFDYEPVVYNSRMEMLDCHKILTMNTNKKYVEKLREIGLEVSWTEGSLAGEVTKKGINKKYALEFLSKKFSIKKEEILAMGDGANDVPMFEFAGLSIAPANAHDEIKAKATEVSQYTNLEGAVAKAIKKYILGE from the coding sequence ATGAATTATAAAATTTTAGCTTTAGATATGGATGGTACGACTTTTAAATCTTTAGATGATATTGTAATGGAAAATGTTGAACCAATCAATCAAGCCATTGAAAAAAATATAAAAGTGGTTTTTGTAACTGGAAGACCAATTCACACAAAATTAAATAGGTTAGAGTTATTTAATTTTAAAAATGATGGAGCTATTTTTGCTGCCTTTAATGGAGCATTAATTTATGATTTAAAAGAGAATAAAGTAATCGATGCAAATCCAATTGATAAAAAGATAGCTCTTAAAGCTTTTGAAATTTTAAAAACTGATAAAGACTTTAGCGAAATAGAACTTTGAGCATATACTGTAAATGATAAATTGAGTTATATTAATATGCCAATTGAAAAAGGAAAAGTTTTAAAACATGAAACTCATTTTTTTGACTATGAACCTGTAGTTTATAATTCAAGGATGGAAATGTTAGATTGTCATAAAATCTTGACAATGAATACTAATAAAAAATATGTAGAAAAATTAAGAGAAATTGGTTTAGAGGTTTCTTGAACAGAAGGTTCATTAGCAGGAGAAGTTACTAAAAAAGGTATTAATAAAAAATATGCATTAGAATTTTTATCTAAAAAGTTTTCTATTAAAAAAGAAGAAATCTTGGCAATGGGTGATGGTGCAAATGATGTTCCAATGTTTGAATTTGCAGGATTATCAATAGCTCCTGCAAATGCACATGATGAAATTAAGGCAAAGGCAACTGAAGTATCTCAATATACAAATTTAGAAGGTGCTGTGGCCAAAGCAATAAAAAAATATATACTAGGAGAGTAA
- the nagB gene encoding glucosamine-6-phosphate deaminase — MKIIKISDNNEAGIIVSDLILNEVKSNSNIVLGLATGSSPITTYENIIVKSKELNIDWSKVTTFNLDEYKELSSEHSQSYRYFMNNKLFDHINIDQKNTFVPSGMIETNNEAQKYDELISQKGGIDLQLLGLGINGHVGFNEPGSDFEGLTSIVKLTKSTIEANSRFFENENEVPTQAISMGLKSIMNAKKIILIATGSAKAEAVKNLVEGPISKNWPCSILLNHKDVTVVIDNEAARLLK; from the coding sequence ATGAAAATTATAAAAATTAGTGATAACAATGAAGCAGGTATAATTGTAAGTGATTTAATATTAAATGAAGTTAAGTCTAATTCTAATATTGTTCTAGGTTTAGCAACAGGAAGCTCACCTATTACAACCTATGAAAATATTATTGTTAAATCAAAAGAACTAAATATTGATTGAAGTAAAGTTACAACTTTTAATTTGGATGAATATAAAGAATTAAGTTCAGAACATAGTCAATCTTATAGATACTTTATGAACAATAAACTTTTTGATCATATTAATATTGATCAAAAAAATACTTTTGTACCAAGTGGAATGATTGAAACTAATAATGAAGCACAAAAATATGACGAATTAATTTCACAAAAGGGTGGAATTGATTTACAACTTTTAGGTTTAGGAATTAATGGTCATGTTGGTTTTAATGAACCTGGAAGTGATTTTGAGGGACTAACTTCAATAGTTAAATTAACAAAATCTACTATTGAAGCAAATTCAAGATTTTTTGAAAATGAAAATGAAGTACCAACTCAAGCTATATCAATGGGTTTGAAATCAATCATGAATGCAAAAAAAATCATTTTAATTGCAACGGGTTCAGCAAAGGCAGAAGCTGTTAAAAACTTAGTAGAAGGGCCAATATCAAAAAATTGACCTTGTTCAATTTTGTTAAATCACAAAGATGTAACAGTAGTAATTGACAATGAAGCTGCTAGGTTATTAAAATAA
- the tsaE gene encoding tRNA (adenosine(37)-N6)-threonylcarbamoyltransferase complex ATPase subunit type 1 TsaE produces the protein MRLEICNLDELTTIINLILPKIKENSCLILEGEMGSGKTTFSKYLLKAMGLKELVTSPTFTIMHQYQIDKLKINHIDAYRLTPKEDGEMYLEEMFNSFNIVEWSQNLAIDYFRYFNVIKISIEIISESKRIFSIEENN, from the coding sequence ATGAGATTAGAAATTTGCAATCTTGATGAATTAACTACAATTATTAACTTAATTTTGCCTAAAATTAAGGAAAATAGTTGCTTAATTCTTGAGGGAGAAATGGGTTCTGGAAAGACTACATTTAGTAAATATTTGCTTAAAGCAATGGGATTAAAAGAATTGGTGACTTCACCAACTTTTACAATAATGCACCAATATCAAATTGATAAATTAAAAATAAATCATATTGACGCTTATAGGTTAACTCCAAAAGAAGATGGTGAAATGTATTTAGAAGAAATGTTTAATTCCTTTAATATAGTTGAATGAAGTCAAAATTTAGCAATTGATTATTTTAGATATTTTAATGTAATAAAAATATCAATTGAAATAATTTCTGAAAGCAAAAGAATTTTTTCTATAGAGGAGAATAATTAA
- a CDS encoding NAD(P)/FAD-dependent oxidoreductase: protein MVKDILIIGCGSAGLYAWKMAAELKLTGDIVESKDTYGGQVSTYYPEKYIYNFPAIPKIQAQEAMDQMYEAIKKEDNEIMAIYNTYVLEINIIKPEEIGHDNWFEVKFSNKKKKKYKRILFTDGMGLSKPIPLVKKDYDNIFYSITNMSGFKDHNVLIFGGGDSSLDWANELSNNIAKSVTIIHRREEFRAKPASIEEAQKNNVVFLTPYNFVKILEHNKDIAKKIKISNINTNEELDLEFDSIIVQFGQTIEKQKFENLKLNINNLNRFEVDYTMQTNVVGIYAAGDCCIYPTKVRNLVSGVYESMQAVIHIEKTLKNRKVVNNGW from the coding sequence ATGGTTAAAGATATTTTAATAATTGGCTGTGGTTCTGCGGGACTATATGCTTGAAAAATGGCAGCCGAATTAAAATTAACTGGTGATATAGTTGAGTCAAAAGACACATATGGTGGTCAAGTTAGTACCTATTATCCAGAAAAATATATTTATAATTTTCCAGCAATTCCAAAAATTCAAGCGCAAGAAGCTATGGATCAAATGTATGAGGCAATTAAAAAAGAAGATAATGAAATTATGGCAATTTATAATACCTATGTTTTAGAAATAAATATAATAAAACCAGAAGAAATTGGCCATGATAATTGATTTGAAGTTAAATTTTCTAATAAAAAAAAGAAAAAATATAAAAGAATTCTTTTTACAGATGGTATGGGCTTATCTAAACCAATACCACTAGTTAAAAAAGATTATGATAATATATTTTATTCAATTACAAATATGAGTGGTTTTAAAGACCATAATGTATTAATTTTTGGTGGAGGTGACTCATCACTTGATTGAGCAAATGAACTTAGCAATAATATTGCTAAATCAGTTACTATAATTCACAGAAGAGAAGAATTTAGAGCAAAACCAGCAAGTATTGAAGAGGCACAAAAAAATAATGTTGTATTTTTAACACCATATAATTTTGTTAAAATTTTAGAGCATAATAAAGATATTGCAAAAAAAATAAAAATAAGCAATATTAATACAAATGAGGAGTTAGATCTAGAATTTGACTCAATTATTGTTCAATTTGGACAAACAATTGAGAAGCAAAAATTTGAAAATTTAAAATTAAATATAAATAATTTAAATAGATTTGAAGTAGATTATACTATGCAAACTAATGTAGTTGGAATTTATGCAGCTGGTGATTGTTGCATTTATCCTACAAAAGTTAGAAACTTAGTTTCTGGAGTTTATGAATCTATGCAAGCAGTTATACATATTGAAAAAACTCTAAAAAATAGAAAAGTTGTAAATAATGGTTGATAA
- the tpiA gene encoding triose-phosphate isomerase — protein MRNKIIVGNWKMFKTNSQAIKFIKAVDSKVKVDKNIIAGIAVPSIMLSDVQKVAKNIAIAAQNCYFEKEGAFTGEISVPMLQDLGIKYAVIGHSERRDLFGETDEMINNKAKSLLAANITAILCCGESLKTYESGKTIEWVKNQITNGFAGISAQDAKKVVIAYEPIWAIGTGKVATPQIAQNVCKEIRDIIKGLYNPEVADEILIQYGGSVKPENIKEILEQADIDGALVGGASLIEDSYLGLVNYKG, from the coding sequence ATGAGAAATAAAATTATTGTAGGAAACTGAAAAATGTTCAAAACAAACTCACAAGCAATCAAATTTATTAAAGCTGTGGATTCAAAAGTTAAAGTAGATAAAAATATTATTGCAGGTATCGCTGTGCCTTCAATTATGCTAAGCGATGTACAAAAAGTTGCTAAGAATATAGCAATTGCAGCACAAAATTGTTACTTTGAAAAAGAAGGAGCATTTACTGGTGAAATATCAGTTCCAATGTTGCAAGATTTAGGTATTAAATATGCAGTTATTGGTCACTCAGAAAGAAGAGATCTTTTTGGTGAAACTGATGAGATGATAAACAATAAAGCAAAAAGCTTATTAGCAGCAAATATAACTGCAATTTTATGTTGCGGAGAAAGTTTGAAAACTTATGAAAGTGGTAAAACAATTGAATGAGTTAAAAATCAAATTACTAATGGATTTGCAGGAATATCAGCTCAAGATGCTAAAAAAGTAGTTATTGCTTATGAACCAATTTGAGCAATTGGAACTGGAAAAGTTGCAACTCCACAAATAGCTCAAAATGTTTGTAAAGAAATAAGAGATATTATAAAGGGACTTTATAATCCAGAAGTTGCAGATGAAATTTTAATTCAATATGGTGGAAGTGTTAAACCAGAAAATATTAAAGAAATTTTAGAGCAAGCAGATATAGATGGAGCACTAGTTGGTGGTGCATCATTAATTGAAGATTCTTATCTTGGATTAGTAAATTACAAAGGTTAA